From one Paenibacillus terrae HPL-003 genomic stretch:
- a CDS encoding lysine-specific demethylase, which yields MKEAFSRTSLHIDDYLDLLNLAVQVGDIKWQKEITRKLQALSVLQTEQVEIDQ from the coding sequence GTGAAAGAAGCTTTTAGTAGAACCTCCCTGCATATTGATGATTATTTGGATCTTCTCAATCTTGCGGTACAAGTCGGAGATATAAAGTGGCAAAAGGAAATTACACGTAAACTTCAAGCCTTAAGTGTCCTCCAGACAGAACAGGTTGAAATAGATCAATAA
- a CDS encoding extracellular solute-binding protein, translating into MGRTKMKAFAILVASALALTLTACNNGQSASPGNSGSKGGDVASKEVTITFQNINPDPSTPSYKMIQQIVSQYEQNHSNVKIELDSLNTDQQKLKLKTQAAAKEVPDITIVNPAAQMKPFVDAGLLAPLNDVADKDGLKDTFQDGLLDYYSFDDKLYAFPDGNNIEVVFYNKELFTQAGIQKLPTTFDELITAVKALKAKGITPIAIGEKDSWTGSLLFMNILLRTNEGPNFLKDVLDGKKTFKDPAFVEAVDAFQELVQAGAFPDGATSIDYNAGGNIFKTGKAAMYIMGTWETGSIDASSVAGKVGVFQFPTVNGKGDVNEYVIAPGSAFAVSANSEHLQETKDFLHYFITEMPKIQFDLKNAIGSGQKMKGNLKEAGYSELAINLNELFKNVKGGDLAFDNTMNPAIAQAHLSSIQNLFVQKEDSAQVAKEHQSAFEANK; encoded by the coding sequence ATGGGCAGAACAAAAATGAAAGCGTTTGCCATTTTGGTTGCGAGCGCCTTGGCATTGACGCTGACAGCTTGTAATAACGGACAGAGCGCAAGTCCGGGAAACTCAGGCAGCAAGGGTGGAGACGTAGCAAGTAAAGAAGTAACGATCACCTTCCAGAACATTAATCCTGATCCTAGCACTCCTTCATACAAAATGATACAGCAAATTGTAAGTCAATATGAGCAGAATCATTCGAATGTCAAAATTGAGCTGGATTCGCTGAATACAGATCAACAAAAGCTAAAGCTGAAAACACAGGCGGCGGCGAAGGAAGTTCCGGATATTACGATTGTGAACCCGGCCGCACAGATGAAGCCCTTCGTGGATGCCGGGCTGCTGGCTCCCCTGAACGATGTGGCGGATAAAGATGGCTTAAAAGATACATTTCAGGATGGACTGCTCGATTATTATAGCTTCGATGATAAGCTTTATGCTTTTCCGGACGGCAACAATATAGAAGTAGTGTTTTACAATAAAGAGCTGTTCACGCAGGCGGGAATTCAAAAGCTGCCGACCACCTTTGATGAGCTGATAACGGCGGTCAAGGCGCTAAAGGCAAAGGGGATTACCCCGATTGCGATTGGGGAAAAGGATTCGTGGACCGGATCACTCCTTTTCATGAACATTTTGCTGCGTACGAATGAAGGGCCGAATTTCCTCAAGGATGTGCTGGACGGTAAAAAGACGTTTAAGGATCCGGCCTTTGTGGAAGCAGTGGATGCGTTTCAGGAACTGGTGCAGGCAGGGGCTTTCCCGGATGGAGCTACATCCATTGACTATAATGCGGGCGGCAATATTTTTAAAACAGGAAAAGCCGCGATGTATATCATGGGCACATGGGAAACAGGGTCTATTGATGCTTCTTCGGTAGCAGGCAAGGTGGGCGTGTTCCAATTCCCTACGGTGAATGGCAAGGGGGATGTGAATGAGTATGTGATTGCGCCGGGCAGTGCGTTTGCGGTATCGGCGAATAGTGAGCATTTGCAGGAGACGAAGGATTTTCTGCACTATTTTATTACAGAGATGCCCAAGATCCAGTTTGATCTGAAAAATGCGATCGGCAGCGGCCAGAAAATGAAAGGTAATCTGAAGGAAGCGGGCTACTCTGAGCTGGCGATTAACCTCAATGAGCTGTTCAAAAATGTGAAGGGCGGCGACCTCGCATTTGATAATACGATGAATCCGGCTATCGCGCAGGCGCATCTGAGCAGTATTCAAAACCTATTCGTGCAAAAAGAAGACTCTGCACAAGTTGCCAAGGAGCATCAGAGCGCTTTTGAAGCGAACAAATAG
- a CDS encoding carbohydrate ABC transporter permease: MNVLKVPARTIAVFVLPCLLLYTCMVFVPILVSVYCGLLDWNGISGAKFVGLANFERIFTADPVFWPSVKRTMMFAVFSMLEIPFCLLLAILLNRYVRKANTLVTMYFLPVILSVVIIGQLWKTIYNPASMGGMLNGILMSVGLESWTRSWLTEPQIAMYALYFVSLWQYFGYHLLIQFTGVQNIPNELYEAAKMDGAEGFKADRYITLPLIVPIFKISMVLAFIGSLQSFDLIWVMTGGGPAHATDTVSTYMYNMSFLSMKYGYGSALASFLVIICLSFTIVINFVFKRIENKVS; encoded by the coding sequence ATGAATGTACTAAAGGTGCCGGCCCGCACCATTGCTGTTTTCGTGCTGCCCTGCCTGCTGCTATACACCTGTATGGTATTTGTTCCGATTCTGGTATCGGTGTACTGTGGACTGCTGGATTGGAACGGAATATCTGGGGCGAAGTTTGTGGGGCTGGCGAATTTCGAGCGAATATTTACAGCCGATCCGGTGTTCTGGCCGTCTGTGAAGCGGACGATGATGTTCGCTGTGTTTTCCATGCTGGAAATTCCGTTCTGTCTGCTGCTGGCTATTTTGCTTAATCGCTATGTGCGTAAGGCGAATACGCTGGTTACGATGTATTTTCTGCCAGTCATTCTGTCGGTGGTTATTATCGGGCAGCTGTGGAAGACGATCTATAATCCGGCCTCGATGGGTGGGATGCTGAACGGTATTTTGATGTCGGTCGGGCTGGAAAGCTGGACGCGCTCATGGCTGACAGAACCGCAGATTGCCATGTACGCTCTCTATTTTGTGTCGTTGTGGCAGTATTTTGGCTATCATTTGCTAATTCAGTTTACCGGGGTGCAAAATATTCCGAATGAGTTGTACGAGGCAGCCAAAATGGATGGAGCCGAGGGTTTTAAAGCAGACCGTTACATTACGCTGCCGCTCATTGTGCCTATTTTCAAAATATCAATGGTATTGGCCTTTATTGGTTCTCTGCAATCGTTTGATCTGATCTGGGTGATGACGGGTGGAGGGCCTGCTCATGCAACGGATACGGTGTCCACGTATATGTACAACATGTCCTTTTTGTCTATGAAATATGGATATGGCAGCGCATTGGCTTCATTTCTCGTGATTATCTGTTTGTCATTTACAATTGTGATAAATTTTGTTTTCAAACGAATCGAAAATAAGGTAAGCTAA
- a CDS encoding carbohydrate ABC transporter permease: protein MNTMKKAVVFSLLAVLIVTQLYPLFWLLTYSLKTNEEILSASFFALPQVPQWHNYQEAYESGSYLRYLGNSVLVTGATMLFVIVLSSMTAYAITRFRWRFGTAVLTLFLIGMMIPMQATLLPLMVMFKNINILNTYFSLILPYIAFQTPIAVFILSGFMRSIPHEIEESAYIDGASIYRIFRSVILPISIPPMMTVCILTFINIWNEYIMAATFISSEKLKTLPFGVYTFVSQYSVNYGNIGAFLVMGALPVIIIYFVLSEKITKGMVAGAVKG, encoded by the coding sequence GTGAACACCATGAAAAAAGCAGTGGTCTTTTCCTTGCTGGCGGTTTTGATCGTCACGCAGCTGTACCCACTCTTCTGGCTGCTGACCTATTCGTTGAAGACGAATGAAGAGATTTTGAGCGCAAGCTTCTTTGCGCTCCCTCAAGTGCCCCAGTGGCACAACTATCAGGAAGCTTATGAATCAGGGAGCTACTTGCGCTATTTGGGAAACAGTGTGCTGGTGACCGGAGCTACGATGCTATTCGTCATTGTGTTAAGCTCGATGACTGCTTATGCGATTACGCGTTTTCGCTGGCGCTTCGGGACTGCTGTGCTGACCTTGTTTCTGATCGGAATGATGATTCCGATGCAGGCAACGCTGCTGCCGCTGATGGTGATGTTCAAAAACATCAACATTCTCAATACGTATTTCTCGCTAATTTTACCCTACATTGCTTTTCAGACACCGATTGCGGTTTTCATCCTGTCCGGCTTTATGCGGTCCATTCCCCACGAGATTGAAGAATCCGCTTACATTGATGGGGCGAGCATTTATCGTATTTTCCGTAGTGTGATCTTACCCATCTCGATTCCGCCGATGATGACGGTGTGTATTTTGACCTTTATTAATATCTGGAATGAATACATTATGGCTGCCACCTTTATCTCGTCAGAGAAGCTCAAAACACTCCCTTTCGGCGTCTATACATTTGTCAGTCAGTATTCTGTGAATTACGGCAATATTGGCGCTTTTCTGGTCATGGGGGCCTTACCGGTCATTATTATTTATTTTGTCCTGTCCGAAAAGATTACCAAGGGCATGGTAGCGGGGGCGGTTAAAGGGTAG
- a CDS encoding cache domain-containing sensor histidine kinase: MMRRFQSIHHRLFILFLLSMSGIVLAISLLFYNRTTVQFHDKVSELARKNVSQTAGLFELLLSSYNSLSKSISNNMDLVRLLTTDTSDLPAIHYINERTITNILGAIYYSREDLIGIHVITDTGKVYNYGNYMNVIDTDYEHTEWYKEIRKSAGKIAWLGVYPHSVIDQVETRPVFAFGRQLYDLDEHKPIGIVLFEAEPRSVLSALHNLRLGTNSQVYLVGNKNRIVSATSSEPPPDLQSLEQQVPEDDVIVNRSNEKVVIASKLPFADWSVISVTPSGDLNVELVQNQRYLLIVVPVLIILSALIASIVSRRISLPLKRVIREMKRVETGNFRHTLEIESYEEINQLATSFNHMVRRIAELIELVRISSVSEKNAELHALQTQVNPHFLYNTLDMIYWMLDEKGQDQLGEVVLSLSHMFRYSSHWEEGTDVSLREEVEQIGHYLTIIQARLEGRVSVDISIDERWMEIRLPKMTLQPLIENAVKHGLEPLHANTGGKLLVRAEEYDGVLSLHIMDNGAGMEYERWEVVQVALAEPGKQTGSGQVGGIGLQNLNLRLRHMFGEEYGLRISSVPGAGTTATVSVPLPQKEEKHEYSDS, from the coding sequence ATGATGCGCCGTTTTCAGTCTATTCACCACCGCTTGTTTATTCTATTCCTGTTGAGCATGTCCGGTATTGTGCTGGCGATCAGTTTGTTGTTTTATAACCGTACTACAGTGCAGTTCCATGATAAGGTCAGTGAGCTGGCTCGTAAAAATGTTTCCCAAACGGCAGGACTGTTCGAATTGCTGCTCAGCAGCTATAACAGTCTGTCCAAATCGATCAGCAACAATATGGATTTGGTTCGTCTGCTAACGACCGATACCAGTGATTTACCCGCCATCCATTACATCAATGAACGTACAATTACCAATATTCTTGGGGCTATCTATTATTCGCGGGAGGACCTGATAGGCATTCATGTCATCACAGACACAGGCAAGGTATACAACTACGGTAATTATATGAATGTTATTGATACCGATTACGAACACACTGAATGGTATAAGGAAATTCGAAAGTCAGCGGGCAAAATCGCATGGCTGGGCGTTTATCCTCACTCTGTCATTGACCAGGTGGAAACCAGACCGGTGTTTGCGTTCGGGCGCCAGCTCTACGATCTGGATGAGCATAAGCCGATTGGTATCGTCCTGTTTGAAGCTGAACCGCGCTCTGTTCTGTCCGCCCTCCACAATTTGCGGCTGGGTACCAATAGTCAAGTATATCTGGTAGGCAATAAAAACCGGATTGTGTCGGCTACTTCCTCTGAACCGCCACCGGATCTGCAAAGTCTGGAGCAGCAGGTACCTGAGGATGATGTCATTGTAAATCGGAGTAATGAGAAGGTTGTAATCGCTTCCAAGTTGCCATTTGCCGATTGGTCGGTCATTAGTGTGACACCCAGCGGGGATTTGAACGTGGAGCTGGTTCAAAACCAAAGGTATTTGCTCATTGTGGTGCCTGTACTCATTATTTTATCCGCGCTGATTGCGTCCATCGTCTCCAGACGTATTTCGCTTCCGCTGAAGCGGGTCATTCGGGAAATGAAGCGGGTGGAGACGGGGAATTTCCGCCATACGTTGGAGATTGAATCGTATGAGGAAATCAACCAATTGGCGACGTCCTTCAACCATATGGTAAGACGGATTGCCGAGCTGATCGAGCTGGTTCGCATATCATCGGTCAGTGAAAAAAATGCCGAGCTGCACGCGCTCCAGACGCAGGTCAATCCGCATTTTCTGTATAATACGCTGGATATGATCTATTGGATGCTGGATGAAAAGGGACAGGATCAGCTCGGGGAAGTGGTACTTTCCTTATCCCATATGTTCCGCTACAGCAGTCATTGGGAGGAAGGGACCGATGTCAGCCTGCGCGAAGAAGTGGAGCAGATCGGGCATTATCTCACGATTATTCAGGCACGGCTGGAAGGCAGGGTATCCGTAGACATCAGTATTGATGAACGCTGGATGGAAATCCGCTTGCCAAAAATGACCTTACAGCCGTTGATTGAAAATGCGGTCAAGCACGGACTGGAGCCTCTTCATGCGAATACAGGCGGCAAGCTGCTCGTCAGGGCAGAGGAATATGACGGTGTATTAAGCCTGCATATTATGGATAACGGCGCGGGGATGGAGTACGAACGATGGGAGGTGGTTCAGGTTGCTTTGGCAGAACCCGGCAAGCAGACGGGCAGCGGGCAGGTGGGAGGCATCGGCCTGCAAAATCTAAATTTACGGCTACGGCACATGTTCGGAGAAGAGTACGGCCTACGGATCTCCAGCGTACCTGGGGCCGGAACGACAGCCACTGTAAGTGTGCCTCTGCCACAGAAGGAGGAGAAACATGAATATTCTGATAGCTGA